ATAATTATGTAGTCTTGGTAAAGATGGAGCGCTGGCCCTCAATACAAGAGTGGATCGTCATTTCATACATAATCACTTTGGGCCTTGAGAAAGTCAGACAGGTATCCTGTAGATGGCAATATCTCTCCAAAATTGGTTGTAGCTGAtttgctgtaaaaaaacaaaaaaagaaaaaagtaaaaaaaacaaagctATTCACAGAAAACCCAACAGCAAGGAACCAGTTTATAGCCTGTTTTCTGGCATCGTTGCTTCCACAGATCCTGATGTCAGAACCAGGCAAGCTCAAACAAAAGATAAATGTGTGGTTAGAAGAGTATTGGAACATCACAGACATGGTGGCCATCTCTACCTTCCTGATTGGGCTACTTTTTAGGCTGCAGAGTGAACCCTACATGGGCTATGGCCGTGTGATCTACTGCGTGGGCATCATCTTCTGGTATATCCGGGTGCTGGACATATTCGGGGTCAACAAGTACCTTGGACCCTATGTCATGATGATAGGAAAAATGGTAAATGCGATTTGTTGTCCTAAAGCTGTTCTGTACTTTggacctaaagggatagttcacccaaaactgtaaattctgtcaacatgtactcacctcatgttgtttcaaattggtatgactttcctttttctgtGGAGCACTAAAGGAGTTTGGacaaaaatacaatgaaagtgaatggtgactgaggctgttcaGTCCCTAACAAtatgataaattatgacagaattctcatttttgggtgaactatccctttaaagatgaaCATCAAAATATTTACTGGGTTTTTGAACTACTGTCTGTTTTACAGATGATTGACATGCTGTACTTCGTGGTGATCATGTTGGTGGTGCTGATGAGTTTTGGTGTGGCACGACAGGCCATCCTCCACCCGGACGAGGAGCCAACGTGGCGCTTGGCCCGCAATATCTTCTACATGCCCTATTGGATGATCTACGGAGAGGTGTTTGCAGACTCGATAGACCGTAAGACTAGAATTTATAGTAAGATTTTGTTTCCTGCCTCCAGGGTAGATAGTCAGCCTTAAACAGTCTGATCCGACATCCACTAATGTCTATATTTCCCCTCTGGTCTTAGTTTTGGTTGCAGTTTTCCCTTTATCATCATGAATAGCATCCTTCTTGTTGTGTTTGGACACCGTTAGATATTGTATTCAGTCTTGTATAATTTTAAAACTTGGAGACAGAAAAAGCTGTTGTCAAATTGTGGTTACTATTACCATATTACAGGCTGTCTGCCATTGCTTTGTGGTTGGAAAAGTTGTAGTAAAGTAGTACTCTGCGGTACACATTGCAGCTCTTTGATTTCTAGTTGATTGTGCTACCTGTTTCTTGGATTCTGTCTTGTTGCAtactttgttctggttttctgTTGAACTAATGCCTCTTCTTCTCCATTATTCTTCCCTTCTGGAATTCGCTGTAGTTTACGCAATGGAAATAAACCGTAAGCCAACTGATAAACATTTCAGGTTATGATAAACTATGATACGACAGACCAATATTATTGAACTTAACTAATTCTTGGCTGATATTATACAGTAACAAGGaagttttttttcaaaacagcccCCTGTGGAGAAAATTTATATGATGAAGATGGGAAAAAACTTCCACCCTGCATTCCTGGAGCCTGGCTCACCCCCGCCATCATGGCCTGCTATTTGTTAGTAGCCAACATCCTCCTCGTCAACTTGCTTATTGCTGTCTTCAAGTAAGAATGCTTTGAATTATTTGACAAATTATTCATAACATTTCAAGCTAAATTAAGCGGGTCGAGCAGCAAATTTATTTCAGGGTCATTCTCTGCAGTGTAAGGATGCAGACCATATATCGGTGACCATATTggaattatttgtttgtttttgttttagtttttgtaaTTATTGCCATAATTTTAGATACATTATGGACTAATGACTATTTTCTGCATGCAAggtttcaaaacaaaacaaaacaaaacaaaacagttattggctgaaacataaaaacatcatTATCAGATACTGGTATTGGCCAAAATTTCTACATTTGTGCATTTCTAGTTACAATTCCATAGAGTTGATTTACTTAATTAACTAGTTTTTATGGTACGTGTTTTCTACCATTCTAGCAACACCTTCTTTGAGGTTAAGTCCATCTCCAACCAGGTGTGGAAGTTCCAAAGATATCAGCTGATCATGACCTTCCATGACAGGCCTGTACTGCCTCCACCTATGATTATCTTCAGCCACATCTACATCCTGTTCCGCAGACTTTGCTGCCGCTGTAGCAAGAAAAAGGAGGGAGAATTGGATGAGAAGGATAAAGGATTAAGTGAGTCTCATAAACTCATTAAAAGAATAAGTGAATGAAATAGTATGACCAAATTTATTAGACCAAATGAAAGAGACATTATAAAGGATTAGGATGCAGGTGGTAGTGATTAACAAACTgactaataaaataacattttgagaTTGTCTTGTATTCCCTGTGCTTTTCATAAAGAGCTCATTCTTACCCCGGAGGAGCTGAAGATGCTGTATGAGTTTGAGGAACAATGCGTGCAGGAATATTTCAGGGAGAAAGAAGATGAGCAACTGTCCTCAAATGATGAGCGTATAAGGGTTACAAATGAAAGGTACTTTGAAAGAAGACTATTGGTGAAACTCCTCCCATTAATTGATTCAAAaccctgtttttatttttattgttaagtAATATATTTATAACGGCATTACCTCAATGGTGTAACAGTTTGGAAGTTAGTCTCCAAAAATGGTAAAACTCACCATTGAATTACATGAAGGCTTTCTGTAAAAAGACCTCAGTTTTTGTcaaagatcttaattttgttgATTCATTACATTTTCACATCTTCCCCTTCTTTTCCCTGGTGAGGGTTGAGAACATGTCCATGCGTCTTGAGGAGGTGAATGAGAGGGAGAACACAATGAAGGCCTCCCTTCAGACAGTGGATCTTCGTTTGTCCCAGCTGGAAGATATCCACAGCCGAATGGTGAATGCCCTAGAGAGATTGGTAGGAATCGATCACTCTGAACTAACCCAGACCCGTTCAACAGCCTCCTCTATTTGTGACCCGTCCTCCCTCCAACGTCACAGTAGCATCAACAGTGCTGATGGATACAGCCTTTACCGCTACTACCTGGGTGTTGATGACCGTCCACCTGAGGAAAAAGAGGGGgatcagactaaaacaataagcATTACACACCTCAACACAAAAGAATATGGGCAGAACCTGGAGGTAGATGTTCCAGGGATAAAAAGACATTTTGGCTCAAATCTGGACATCCGGATCTTCCCCTGTGAGAAGGGAGTCGAGAATGTCAATCGTGTTGAAGGGACACAGCCAGAATCACCAAAATATCCAGTTCCTGACATTCAGACTTCTTTAGATTGTGCCACACCAAAAGAGGCTTTGATGATGGAGAGAGCTAAACTCGAGGCAActatctcctaccctcttgaaaAGGTGAAAGCATTCAGATACTATCCAGAAGGAATACAGGGCACATCACCATCCACTGTACAAAGGTGTAGGAGCACAATCTTGATTGATCAAACAAGTGGAAGGGAAGAAACTCGATCGGGGGGAGGCATGGATGGGTCTTCAGATACGAGGCGATGGAGTGCTGGCTATGAGTATAAGGTAAATACCAGTCTTTTTGGTCAGACACCAAAGGTATCGATGGTTAAACCCTTGGTAGAACAAATTTACAAGTTTAGCTACGGTTTCAAGGTAAGGCAGCATTCTGATGAGCCTTGGCTGCAGAGGCCGAAAGTTTCTTCTAGATTCAGTAAGGAGGAGATGGGCACAGAAGATGGGGAGAAGACAGCGGGCAGTTCAGATGGACTGATGAGTAATGAAAGTACTCAGTTGATAACAGAAGATGGGATAACAAAGGATGGAGAGCAACACTCAGAAGGGACAACTGGCAAAGAGAGACAGCAAGATGTAGATCGAATAAAACAGGAAGACAGGAGCGAGACAGTTCAGGAAGGGGACAAATGTCTGAATACTGTGCAAGGGGGGACTAAGGAACCAGAAGGTGATCCTGAAGGAGGTCTCAGAAATgaaataagccatgagaataagaATGAAAAGGATGAGATGACCATGGATGTAGGTGCCAGTGGTTCTGAATTCCAAGCTGACAGTAGCCACCTGCTTCAGCCCGAAGATACTGTATTCCTCCCTGGAAGATCCAAGAGTTGGTCTACAAAACCTTGCAAGTCCTTAGGAAACAGTGTGAAAAGGACCTATGGATCCAGCAGTGAGAGAGACCTTGCTGGAGCATTTGGAGACTCTGTTGACTCTACTGATAAAGGAAAGCCAACAGAGAAGACAACAGAGAACACATCTTCAAATAAGCTATAGAGGACAAAGGGGAAGtcctagagggagtccagtagagcgcaacagtgacccgcccactttttcagccatcttggttccaaaagtatttttcccattaatttcttccaaagggattttataaaatccttcagaaAAGTTTTAAGCCATTAATCAAATCAACCAGATCCCAGGTGAATCACATTACAaactgatttgaagcaaaaaaaaaaaaaaataaagtgaaaatttgacaaaaagacaaagactcTGTACTTCAGGGcaagaactacaatcccatgaaacattgcaaaaaaaaaaaaaagacccaacTGAATGAAAAAGatggaaaaacataaacaatttgtttaaatttgttgattttaaagagcccatattatccTCACTTACaggttttttaatgttattttcgaggtctactagaataggtttacatgctttaatgttcaaaaaatacattatttttctcatactgtacattgctgcagcacctcttttcaccctgtctgaaatgctctgttgtagctgctgtctctttaaagcccccttttccaaaaagcccagtctgctcttattgg
This genomic window from Myxocyprinus asiaticus isolate MX2 ecotype Aquarium Trade chromosome 48, UBuf_Myxa_2, whole genome shotgun sequence contains:
- the LOC127437435 gene encoding transient receptor potential cation channel subfamily M member 1-like — translated: MYIRVSYDTKPDSLLHLMVKEWQLELPTLLISVHGGLQNFDLQPKLKQVFGKGLIKAAVTTGAWIFTGGVSTGVIRHVGDALKDHSSKSRGKVCAIGIAPWGILESKEDLIGKDVTKPYQAISNPLSKLAVLNNSHSHFILSDNGTCGKYGAEVKLRRQLEKHISLQKINTRLGQGVPVVCLIVEGGPNVISIVLESLHEEPAVPVVVCDGSGRASDIISFAHKYSEVEGLVNEDVKEQLLVTIQKTFNYNKTQSGQILLMVTECMKKRELITVFRMGAEGQDDIEMAILTALLKGTNASAPDQLSLALAWNRVDIARNQIFVYGHNLPVNSLEQAMMDALVLDRVDFVKLLIENGVNIHHFLTIPRLEELYNTKLGPANTLHIVVRDVKKGNLPPDYQITLIDIGLVVEYLMGGAYRCNYTRKNFRTLYNNLYGLKRPKALKLLGMEDDEPRSKGKKKQKKKKEEEEDIDVDDPEVSRFMYPFHELMIWAVLMKRQKMALFLWQRGEEGMAKALVACKLYKAMAHESSQSEMVDDISQDLDNNSKEFGTLAYELLDQSYKHDEQLAMKLLTYELKNWSNSTCLKLAVAAKHRDFIAHTCSQMLLTDMWMGSLRMGKNPGLKVILSLIFPPLILLLDFRLGDDMSHQVSVDNEDRKAKDDDNKSSKDANADAASKKGDEEEGNKKMRRIPIGKKIFEFYNAPFTKFWFNTISYLGYLMLYNYVVLVKMERWPSIQEWIVISYIITLGLEKVRQILMSEPGKLKQKINVWLEEYWNITDMVAISTFLIGLLFRLQSEPYMGYGRVIYCVGIIFWYIRVLDIFGVNKYLGPYVMMIGKMMIDMLYFVVIMLVVLMSFGVARQAILHPDEEPTWRLARNIFYMPYWMIYGEVFADSIDPPCGENLYDEDGKKLPPCIPGAWLTPAIMACYLLVANILLVNLLIAVFNNTFFEVKSISNQVWKFQRYQLIMTFHDRPVLPPPMIIFSHIYILFRRLCCRCSKKKEGELDEKDKGLKLILTPEELKMLYEFEEQCVQEYFREKEDEQLSSNDERIRVTNERVENMSMRLEEVNERENTMKASLQTVDLRLSQLEDIHSRMVNALERLVGIDHSELTQTRSTASSICDPSSLQRHSSINSADGYSLYRYYLGVDDRPPEEKEGDQTKTISITHLNTKEYGQNLEVDVPGIKRHFGSNLDIRIFPCEKGVENVNRVEGTQPESPKYPVPDIQTSLDCATPKEALMMERAKLEATISYPLEKVKAFRYYPEGIQGTSPSTVQRCRSTILIDQTSGREETRSGGGMDGSSDTRRWSAGYEYKVNTSLFGQTPKVSMVKPLVEQIYKFSYGFKVRQHSDEPWLQRPKVSSRFSKEEMGTEDGEKTAGSSDGLMSNESTQLITEDGITKDGEQHSEGTTGKERQQDVDRIKQEDRSETVQEGDKCLNTVQGGTKEPEGDPEGGLRNEISHENKNEKDEMTMDVGASGSEFQADSSHLLQPEDTVFLPGRSKSWSTKPCKSLGNSVKRTYGSSSERDLAGAFGDSVDSTDKGKPTEKTTENTSSNKL